In Anaerolineales bacterium, one DNA window encodes the following:
- a CDS encoding GatB/YqeY domain-containing protein, whose product MKIKQLLQNDLKRAMLDQDDLHKRTLRMVIASLKLAEVDHKAELDEPAILALIQKEVKSRQETIDEAKQAGRDDLVERTQAEIEVLQEYLPQALSENELKDLVQETIDEVGAEGPADMGKVMKAIMPRIQGRADGKMVSELVRGKLSAS is encoded by the coding sequence ATGAAGATAAAACAGCTATTGCAAAACGACCTTAAACGGGCCATGTTGGACCAGGACGACCTGCACAAGAGGACTCTACGCATGGTTATAGCCAGCTTGAAACTCGCAGAGGTCGACCACAAAGCGGAGCTCGACGAACCCGCTATTCTGGCCTTGATTCAGAAAGAAGTGAAATCACGGCAGGAAACCATCGATGAAGCCAAGCAAGCCGGGAGAGACGATCTGGTTGAACGCACGCAAGCCGAAATCGAAGTGCTGCAGGAATATCTGCCCCAGGCGCTCTCTGAAAATGAGTTGAAGGATCTGGTTCAGGAAACCATCGACGAAGTTGGGGCAGAAGGCCCGGCCGACATGGGGAAAGTGATGAAGGCCATCATGCCGCGCATCCAGGGTCGAGCCGACGGGAAAATGGTCAGTGAGCTCGTGCGGGGAAAGTTGAGCGCATCCTAG
- a CDS encoding HDIG domain-containing protein encodes MKSTKNTRSSFVLRLKSAWLAARLWLILVLGLVGTIAIISLPLSQRGSTYNLEVGSVASQDILAPYALTYNSEVLLEEARQAAAAEVSDIYDPPDTNVARQQIDKLQTALQYIDNVRADTIATAEQKLSDLAAIENVSLDTDQAEAILYFPDSTWESIKLEATSVLEQVMRSEIREGRVEEARRRVPALVSITLPSTQSQIVSQLASAFVAPNAMYNAEATENARAAAREAVQSVSKSYANGEMIVNRGDIVTSLDVEGLQTYGLLDAPNTARTVAIRALLVLILGGTWTLYAHRVHGSQIRNVRLATMLSLIFIFVAFVMQLMLPDHTVLPYIFPAATVPMLLTIIFSPGMGIVTAMVIGALAGFLTPRGLEVGLYMMVSASLACLVIGRAERLSAFFWSGLVVAISGAFIVAIFRFPDPATDLLGKLTLLGAAVLCGMLSASLAFGFLLLVGSLLGMTTSLQLIELSRPDHPLLQLILNKAPGTYQHSLQVANLAEQAARSIGANALLTRVGALYHDAGKALHPQYFIENQIPGQNVHDQLDPETSASVIIQHVSDGLDLARKYHLPQRVKDFIAEHHGTLGTSFQYNQALNAANGDSNLVDRKAFTYPGPRPRSRETAILMLADSVEAKARADVPTDEKELDKLVRWIIDDRLAQEQLSRTDLTLRDIDTIRRSFVSTLKNFYHPRLRYPESTQESQSSAPSAADQRLSATPEA; translated from the coding sequence GTGAAATCAACCAAGAACACTCGTTCGTCGTTCGTGCTTCGGCTTAAGTCAGCCTGGCTTGCAGCCAGGCTGTGGCTGATCCTCGTGTTGGGTCTCGTCGGCACGATTGCCATCATTTCTCTGCCGCTTTCCCAACGCGGATCAACCTACAATCTCGAGGTCGGAAGCGTCGCCAGCCAGGACATTCTGGCGCCCTACGCGTTGACCTACAACAGCGAAGTCTTGCTTGAAGAAGCTCGTCAGGCAGCCGCCGCTGAGGTCAGTGACATTTATGACCCACCCGACACCAACGTCGCCCGGCAGCAGATCGATAAATTACAAACCGCATTGCAATACATCGACAACGTACGTGCGGACACGATCGCTACAGCGGAGCAGAAGCTGTCCGACCTGGCTGCGATCGAGAATGTGTCCCTCGATACAGACCAGGCCGAAGCGATCCTCTACTTTCCCGATTCGACGTGGGAATCGATCAAGCTCGAGGCCACATCGGTTCTTGAACAGGTGATGCGCAGCGAAATTCGTGAAGGGCGCGTTGAGGAAGCCCGCCGCCGCGTCCCCGCACTTGTGAGCATCACGCTGCCGAGCACACAATCCCAAATCGTGAGCCAATTGGCCTCGGCCTTCGTGGCGCCTAATGCCATGTACAACGCAGAAGCCACCGAAAATGCAAGAGCGGCAGCTCGAGAAGCCGTCCAATCGGTCAGTAAGTCATACGCCAATGGGGAGATGATCGTCAATCGCGGCGACATCGTTACCTCGCTCGACGTCGAAGGATTACAGACGTACGGGCTACTCGATGCCCCCAATACGGCTCGAACGGTCGCGATCCGCGCCCTGTTGGTGCTCATCCTTGGCGGGACCTGGACGCTCTACGCCCACCGGGTGCACGGCAGCCAGATCAGAAACGTACGCCTGGCCACCATGCTGAGTTTGATTTTCATATTCGTCGCTTTCGTAATGCAACTCATGCTGCCCGATCACACCGTACTGCCGTACATCTTCCCGGCAGCCACAGTGCCGATGCTGCTCACCATAATTTTCAGTCCAGGTATGGGCATCGTCACCGCCATGGTCATCGGAGCGCTCGCCGGCTTCCTGACGCCCCGCGGCCTGGAGGTCGGTTTGTACATGATGGTCAGCGCCTCGCTGGCCTGCCTCGTCATCGGACGCGCCGAACGGTTGAGTGCATTCTTCTGGTCCGGTCTGGTCGTGGCCATTTCCGGTGCCTTCATCGTCGCCATCTTCCGCTTCCCCGATCCCGCAACGGACCTGCTCGGAAAGCTTACCCTCCTGGGAGCCGCCGTGCTGTGCGGCATGCTTTCGGCAAGCCTTGCCTTCGGCTTTCTGCTCCTGGTGGGTAGTCTCCTGGGGATGACGACCAGCCTGCAGCTGATCGAACTCTCGCGGCCGGACCATCCCCTGCTGCAGTTGATTTTGAATAAAGCGCCGGGTACGTATCAGCACAGCCTTCAAGTGGCGAATCTGGCCGAGCAAGCCGCCCGTTCGATCGGTGCGAACGCGCTTCTCACGCGCGTTGGCGCGCTGTATCACGACGCCGGTAAAGCACTCCATCCTCAATATTTCATCGAGAATCAGATTCCCGGGCAGAACGTACACGATCAACTCGATCCGGAAACGAGCGCTTCCGTGATCATCCAGCACGTATCTGACGGCCTCGACCTCGCTCGAAAATACCACTTGCCGCAGCGCGTGAAAGACTTCATCGCCGAACATCACGGGACTTTGGGAACGAGTTTCCAGTACAACCAGGCGCTGAATGCGGCCAACGGCGATAGCAATCTCGTCGATCGCAAAGCGTTTACCTATCCCGGACCAAGACCCCGTTCACGAGAGACGGCGATTTTGATGCTCGCCGACAGCGTCGAGGCGAAGGCCCGCGCCGACGTTCCCACCGACGAGAAGGAACTCGACAAACTCGTGCGCTGGATTATCGACGACCGGCTGGCACAAGAACAGCTCTCGCGCACCGACCTCACCCTGCGAGACATCGACACCATCCGGCGCTCGTTCGTCAGCACTCTGAAGAACTTCTATCACCCACGTTTACGCTATCCCGAATCCACTCAAGAAAGCCAATCCTCCGCGCCATCTGCGGCAGATCAAAGATTATCCGCGACGCCGGAAGCATGA
- the ybeY gene encoding rRNA maturation RNase YbeY has protein sequence MTYQVQIVHEHSCEEETGNLEAVAISVLEHENAPPGALSVVLTSDERIREMNHRFARIDRATDVLAFSDGSRDPETGQIYFGDVTIALPIARQQAKRANQTLAAELTLLTIHGVLHLLGHDHRDEDEKNRMWRTQAEILRKFGHSFEPSELET, from the coding sequence ATGACCTACCAGGTTCAGATCGTTCACGAACATTCTTGTGAAGAAGAAACCGGAAACCTGGAAGCCGTGGCCATTTCCGTATTGGAACATGAAAATGCGCCGCCGGGCGCTTTAAGCGTCGTCCTCACCAGTGACGAGAGGATCCGTGAAATGAACCATCGTTTCGCCCGGATCGATCGGGCAACCGACGTGCTCGCCTTCAGCGATGGGAGCCGGGACCCAGAGACGGGCCAGATTTATTTCGGTGACGTCACCATCGCGCTGCCCATTGCACGGCAGCAGGCGAAGCGGGCCAATCAGACTCTGGCAGCGGAACTGACGTTGCTCACGATACACGGCGTTTTACATTTGCTCGGTCACGATCACCGAGACGAGGATGAAAAAAACCGCATGTGGCGCACACAAGCGGAGATCCTGCGTAAATTCGGCCACTCTTTCGAACCTTCGGAGCTCGAGACATGA
- a CDS encoding diacylglycerol kinase family protein: MSSRRDVSAWIAAFRHAFAGLGQVIRTQHNAWIHALATIVVVAAGLWLQVEKWEWVALLLAIAMVWLAECFNTALELAVDLASPDVHPLARRAKDAAAAAVLVAAIFSLIIGLIIFVPLLAAKAAT; encoded by the coding sequence ATGAGTTCTCGCCGGGACGTCTCCGCCTGGATCGCCGCCTTCAGGCATGCCTTTGCGGGCCTGGGACAAGTGATTCGCACGCAGCATAACGCCTGGATCCATGCACTGGCCACGATCGTGGTCGTTGCCGCCGGGTTGTGGCTTCAGGTCGAAAAATGGGAATGGGTCGCGTTGTTGTTGGCCATTGCCATGGTATGGTTGGCCGAATGTTTCAACACGGCCCTGGAATTGGCCGTCGACCTTGCGAGCCCGGACGTACACCCATTGGCTCGCCGGGCCAAGGATGCCGCTGCTGCAGCGGTTCTGGTTGCGGCCATTTTTTCCCTGATCATCGGCTTGATCATCTTCGTTCCGCTGCTTGCAGCGAAAGCTGCGACATAG
- a CDS encoding ATP-binding protein, translating into MSSEATRGSLYQASTATFDFNNPSQALSELLELIKKLLDLDRVALYEYNEESSAFLPRMSIGISTSELGKVTSSSENPVLKEALSKHRSTFTKDGKGTLSLPLTPGNIACAPCFTGGQTVGLIFTASDSKKTYDIQELAVIDILSTRAAEILSLSKQSASQSFLLHKLSLLYQASHAITGTKDAEEAIRQTAIHLLSATSGDSCEILILNESGNDQTYRYRQQLAKGIQQTVTPLSDDPMPDYPIHETVLENLQPVFLSVSPARGSAQDIAIMQSEGISAASIFPLATGNNALGIVRVVYKQPGKQYDPQEIELGHAIVNIGAVGIQDAIHLSTAKARANQLQLLGEIGREITSTLDLEAALENAMINTQKLLDVEACVLFLLDERGEKLVLKASGGRHVRIRDVAIRLEEGIAGWVTRNQKPLIVNDVRTNPLYHSAIDGQTGLLTNSVLCVPMAQRDEVLGVIEAINHPDGAFGITDQQLLSSVAAWAAVALENANLFRRVTEERSKLEATLVETADAVVLTDLSAKIMLINQTACQAFRIDAEDAMGQPAASVFSENPLGGLLSDDRIELPMRQEVTTPGDRTLHATISEISGVGKVVVMQDITAFKQIDRMRSHLLGTAAHDLKNPLNAIRLGADLLMEANLTDQQRKALSMMQRATDSMANLITSLLETIRVESTATLINEPCPINDLIRRAIEDLRPLANAKGHSVNFEIPPKDLVIMGDPERLNSVMNNLLSNAVKFTQDGGKIDIDAGWDDETVTISVKDNGPGIPEEELPRVFDHLFRGRIAVEDPENPIDGTGLGLALAKTVIEQHGGQIWVESEEGKGSTFYFTLPRLSDSEVEQLVE; encoded by the coding sequence ATGTCATCGGAGGCAACCCGAGGTTCACTCTATCAAGCTTCTACGGCAACTTTCGATTTCAATAATCCATCTCAAGCTTTGAGTGAACTGCTCGAACTCATTAAAAAGCTGCTCGATCTGGATCGTGTTGCGCTTTATGAATACAACGAAGAAAGCTCTGCTTTCTTGCCCCGCATGTCGATCGGCATCTCGACTAGCGAACTCGGAAAAGTCACATCATCTTCTGAAAATCCCGTACTCAAGGAAGCGCTTTCGAAGCACCGTTCCACCTTCACAAAGGACGGAAAAGGTACGCTTTCGCTGCCTCTCACGCCCGGCAACATTGCCTGCGCGCCGTGTTTTACCGGAGGTCAAACCGTCGGATTGATTTTTACGGCATCCGATTCGAAAAAGACGTACGATATCCAGGAACTGGCGGTTATCGATATTCTATCGACGAGAGCCGCGGAAATTCTGTCGTTGTCGAAACAGAGTGCCAGCCAGAGCTTCCTGCTTCACAAATTATCGCTGCTGTATCAGGCGAGCCACGCCATCACCGGCACGAAAGATGCGGAAGAAGCCATTCGACAAACCGCCATTCACCTGCTCAGCGCGACATCGGGCGACAGCTGTGAGATTCTCATCCTGAACGAAAGCGGCAACGATCAAACTTATCGATATCGCCAACAGTTGGCGAAAGGCATACAGCAGACCGTCACGCCGCTCTCGGACGATCCCATGCCGGACTATCCCATACACGAGACGGTTCTGGAAAATCTACAACCGGTTTTTCTCAGTGTTTCTCCGGCCAGAGGTTCCGCGCAGGACATCGCCATCATGCAGTCGGAAGGAATTTCTGCAGCGTCCATCTTTCCTCTCGCCACCGGAAACAACGCATTGGGAATCGTCCGCGTCGTATACAAACAGCCCGGAAAACAATACGATCCGCAGGAAATTGAACTTGGCCATGCCATCGTCAACATCGGCGCAGTGGGCATTCAGGACGCCATCCATCTGAGCACGGCCAAAGCGCGCGCCAATCAGCTTCAACTGCTTGGCGAGATCGGACGAGAAATTACCTCCACCCTCGACCTGGAAGCCGCGCTCGAAAACGCGATGATCAACACCCAGAAGCTGCTCGATGTGGAAGCGTGCGTCCTTTTCCTGCTCGACGAGCGCGGCGAGAAGCTGGTGCTCAAAGCCAGTGGCGGAAGGCACGTCCGTATCCGCGATGTTGCCATCCGCCTGGAAGAAGGTATCGCCGGCTGGGTCACACGCAATCAAAAGCCGTTGATCGTCAACGACGTTCGAACGAATCCCCTCTACCACAGCGCGATCGACGGCCAGACGGGTTTGCTCACTAACTCCGTGCTCTGCGTTCCGATGGCACAGAGGGACGAAGTGCTGGGCGTTATCGAGGCAATCAACCATCCGGACGGCGCCTTCGGTATTACGGATCAGCAACTGCTTTCTTCCGTTGCTGCCTGGGCGGCTGTTGCGCTCGAAAACGCCAACCTCTTCCGGCGGGTGACGGAGGAACGCAGTAAACTCGAAGCGACGCTCGTCGAAACCGCCGACGCCGTTGTTCTCACTGATCTGTCGGCGAAGATCATGCTCATCAATCAAACGGCCTGCCAGGCGTTCCGCATCGACGCCGAAGATGCCATGGGGCAGCCTGCCGCGAGCGTCTTTTCGGAAAATCCTCTGGGGGGACTTCTCTCGGACGATCGTATTGAATTGCCCATGCGGCAGGAAGTAACCACGCCGGGCGATCGTACCCTGCACGCCACGATCAGCGAGATCAGCGGCGTCGGCAAAGTGGTCGTCATGCAAGACATTACCGCCTTCAAACAGATCGACCGCATGCGTTCCCATCTGCTGGGCACCGCGGCGCACGACTTGAAAAATCCCCTCAACGCCATTCGTCTGGGCGCAGATTTACTCATGGAAGCAAATCTCACCGATCAACAGCGCAAGGCGCTCAGTATGATGCAGCGCGCAACGGACAGCATGGCGAATCTGATCACGTCCCTCCTGGAAACCATCCGCGTGGAATCCACGGCCACTTTGATCAACGAACCTTGCCCGATCAACGATCTCATTCGGCGGGCGATCGAAGATCTGCGGCCGCTGGCCAACGCGAAAGGTCACAGCGTAAATTTCGAAATTCCACCGAAGGATCTGGTGATCATGGGGGACCCGGAGCGCTTGAATTCCGTGATGAACAACTTGCTGAGCAACGCGGTCAAATTCACCCAGGACGGCGGAAAGATCGACATCGACGCCGGCTGGGACGATGAGACCGTAACCATCAGCGTCAAGGACAACGGCCCGGGAATACCGGAAGAGGAACTCCCCAGGGTTTTCGATCATCTCTTCCGCGGCAGGATCGCCGTGGAGGATCCGGAAAACCCGATCGACGGCACCGGGCTGGGACTGGCGCTCGCGAAGACCGTCATCGAGCAGCACGGGGGTCAAATCTGGGTGGAGAGCGAGGAAGGCAAAGGGAGCACTTTCTACTTTACCCTCCCCAGGTTGAGCGACAGCGAAGTCGAGCAGCTTGTAGAGTAG
- a CDS encoding TIM barrel protein, translating to MRGNAVSDIGFRFGTVGTPRSTPKKPGGSIGTIQYLAHQKLFSFELGWVRSVRVSEKTCEKIKETAAQVDVALSVHAPYFINLNADAEEWPKSRKRLMDSAHYGHLAGATDIVFHPGSYFERPADEVLGVAIPRLEKCVEELRHAGNPVTLRPETMGKGALLGSLDDLLVMSAKIDGVEPCLDFAHLHARPGDGSCNSFEEWAAVLSSYAESLGEAALQRLHCHLSGIHYGSKGELNHLMLHDSDFDLEGLMRALVEFGCGGRIQCESPEDMDKDALVIKAAWEKAGGASH from the coding sequence ATGAGAGGCAATGCTGTGTCGGATATCGGTTTTCGCTTCGGAACTGTAGGCACCCCGCGCTCCACACCCAAAAAGCCGGGAGGATCGATCGGAACCATCCAGTATCTTGCGCATCAGAAACTGTTCAGCTTCGAGTTGGGATGGGTCCGCTCCGTGCGCGTGTCCGAAAAGACGTGCGAGAAGATCAAAGAGACCGCTGCCCAGGTGGACGTCGCCCTCAGCGTCCACGCACCTTACTTCATCAATTTAAACGCCGACGCCGAAGAGTGGCCCAAAAGCCGCAAGCGCTTGATGGACTCCGCACATTACGGGCATCTCGCCGGCGCGACGGACATCGTCTTTCACCCCGGATCCTATTTCGAAAGACCGGCCGACGAAGTGCTCGGAGTGGCCATCCCGCGTCTGGAGAAATGCGTGGAAGAATTGCGCCATGCCGGGAATCCGGTGACGCTGCGTCCCGAGACGATGGGCAAAGGCGCACTGCTTGGGAGCCTGGACGATTTATTGGTGATGTCGGCAAAGATCGACGGCGTCGAACCCTGCCTGGACTTCGCCCACCTCCACGCCCGACCCGGCGATGGCAGCTGCAATTCGTTTGAAGAATGGGCGGCCGTCCTGTCGTCTTACGCCGAGAGCCTCGGTGAAGCGGCGCTGCAGCGATTGCACTGCCATCTCTCCGGCATCCACTACGGCTCAAAGGGAGAACTCAACCACCTCATGCTGCACGATTCGGACTTCGATCTCGAGGGTCTCATGCGCGCCCTGGTCGAATTTGGCTGCGGGGGAAGAATCCAGTGTGAGAGTCCGGAGGACATGGACAAGGATGCGCTGGTCATCAAAGCCGCCTGGGAGAAAGCCGGCGGAGCAAGCCATTGA
- a CDS encoding uracil-DNA glycosylase family protein, with the protein MSPEKKDALRRLQRRMRTCRLCLERGYEIQPPAIFSGEYGARIMLIGQAPGVTEVEADRPFNAGSGSRLFQWLAEADLEEKWFRSEQYMTAVTKCFPGKAKNGSGDRVPTRTEQNLCRPYLDEELALIDPHLILPVGRLAINLFFSAKRSLRQLIGNEFRIDGRWVIPLPHPSGASRWHQTHENRVLIQKAIEKIRRRWKRLQA; encoded by the coding sequence ATGTCTCCGGAAAAGAAAGACGCGTTGCGCCGCTTGCAGCGACGCATGCGTACGTGCCGGCTGTGCCTCGAACGGGGCTACGAGATCCAACCGCCGGCGATCTTCTCGGGTGAATACGGCGCCAGAATCATGCTCATCGGGCAAGCGCCCGGCGTAACGGAAGTGGAAGCCGACCGTCCCTTCAACGCCGGAAGCGGCAGCCGCCTGTTTCAATGGCTTGCCGAGGCCGATCTGGAAGAAAAGTGGTTTCGCAGCGAGCAGTACATGACTGCGGTGACCAAGTGTTTTCCCGGCAAGGCCAAGAACGGGAGCGGAGATCGCGTACCGACGCGCACGGAGCAAAATCTATGCCGGCCTTATCTGGATGAAGAGTTGGCGCTGATCGACCCACACTTAATCTTGCCGGTCGGCCGGTTGGCGATCAACCTGTTTTTCTCTGCAAAACGATCCCTGCGTCAGTTGATTGGAAATGAGTTCCGAATCGACGGTCGTTGGGTGATCCCGTTGCCCCACCCGTCGGGCGCCAGCCGCTGGCACCAGACTCACGAAAATCGCGTTCTCATTCAAAAAGCGATCGAAAAGATACGCCGGCGTTGGAAACGGCTGCAAGCCTAA
- a CDS encoding deoxynucleoside kinase, with translation MAKHFVLVAGNISCGKTSLTERLGERLGWQTAYESVVDNPYLSDFYADMGAWAFHLNVFFLGHRADQHLELARSKQSAIIDRSIYEDAEIFARAAQSLGSLSERDYYTYRRVFDIIVGELPSPDLLIYLRAPVPVLLERIHDRGREMESGITAEYLGLLESLYDEWLRGFDICPVLTLRTDDLDFVHKPKHLEIVVERIHDKLLGREEIEFPDS, from the coding sequence ATGGCAAAACATTTCGTACTCGTTGCGGGTAACATCAGCTGCGGGAAGACCTCGCTCACCGAACGACTTGGTGAACGACTCGGCTGGCAGACGGCGTACGAGTCGGTGGTGGACAATCCCTATCTCTCGGATTTCTACGCCGACATGGGCGCCTGGGCATTTCACCTGAACGTATTCTTCCTCGGGCATCGCGCGGACCAACACCTCGAACTGGCTCGTTCGAAGCAGTCGGCGATCATCGATCGTTCGATCTACGAAGACGCCGAAATATTCGCCCGGGCAGCGCAAAGCCTGGGCAGTCTCAGTGAACGCGATTATTACACCTACCGCCGCGTTTTCGACATCATCGTGGGGGAATTGCCGTCACCGGATTTGTTGATTTACCTGCGGGCGCCGGTGCCCGTATTGCTTGAGCGTATTCACGACCGCGGACGGGAGATGGAAAGCGGCATCACGGCCGAGTACCTCGGACTGCTGGAATCGCTCTACGATGAATGGCTGCGGGGCTTCGATATCTGTCCGGTGCTGACCTTGCGTACCGACGACCTGGATTTCGTCCACAAGCCGAAACATCTGGAAATCGTGGTCGAGCGCATTCACGATAAACTGTTGGGCCGGGAAGAGATCGAATTTCCCGATAGTTAG
- a CDS encoding flavodoxin domain-containing protein → MANSVLIAYASKYGATKEIAEKIGEVLRQSGLTAEVQPADGIKDVSSYQAVVLGSAVYVGKWRKQAVKFLNANSKTLANIPVWIFSSGPTGEGDPVELLNGWRMPESIQPVLDHIQPRDVVVFHGKLDADKLNFIERRMIKMVEAKIGDFRDWTSIQSWAEGIADNLS, encoded by the coding sequence ATGGCAAATTCGGTTTTAATTGCATACGCAAGCAAGTACGGCGCGACGAAGGAAATTGCCGAGAAGATCGGCGAAGTGCTGCGCCAATCAGGATTAACTGCTGAGGTCCAACCGGCAGACGGCATCAAGGACGTTTCTTCCTATCAGGCCGTGGTCCTGGGAAGCGCCGTCTATGTTGGAAAATGGCGCAAGCAAGCCGTGAAATTCCTGAATGCCAACAGCAAGACGCTGGCGAACATACCTGTCTGGATATTTTCAAGCGGTCCGACGGGAGAAGGTGATCCGGTCGAGTTGTTGAATGGCTGGCGCATGCCCGAGAGCATCCAACCGGTCCTCGACCACATCCAGCCTCGAGACGTCGTTGTCTTTCACGGAAAGCTCGACGCCGATAAGTTGAACTTCATCGAACGCCGTATGATTAAAATGGTCGAAGCGAAAATCGGAGATTTTCGGGATTGGACGTCGATCCAATCCTGGGCTGAGGGCATTGCAGACAACCTGAGCTGA
- a CDS encoding ABC transporter ATP-binding protein, producing MEAIVSTKDVWKIFQMNGVSVEAVRGVDLVVEPGEFVAIVGPSGSGKSSLLHLLGAMDRPSKGEVFIAGNALSDLSDGQRADLRLRELGFVFQTFNLLPTLSAAGNVDVAMRLAGAARAKRKARVVELLERVGLDKRANHLPRQLSGGERQRVAIARALANRPALLLADEPTGNLDTKTGAGVLELVRGLCDEDSQTVIMVTHDFRAASYADRVLLLRDGAIRGETRLEGERDTRETLSRLLAAEL from the coding sequence ATGGAAGCAATTGTATCAACGAAAGACGTCTGGAAGATTTTCCAAATGAACGGAGTCTCCGTCGAAGCCGTGCGGGGGGTAGACCTGGTCGTCGAACCGGGGGAGTTCGTGGCCATCGTCGGTCCTTCCGGAAGCGGCAAATCCAGTCTGCTTCATTTGCTGGGCGCGATGGATCGACCTTCGAAAGGCGAGGTGTTCATCGCCGGAAACGCACTCTCGGATTTGAGCGACGGGCAGCGAGCCGATCTGCGCTTGCGGGAATTGGGGTTTGTCTTTCAGACCTTCAATCTGCTGCCGACGCTCAGCGCTGCGGGCAACGTCGATGTGGCCATGCGCCTGGCGGGGGCTGCACGGGCGAAACGCAAAGCACGGGTTGTGGAACTGCTCGAGCGAGTGGGACTGGACAAGCGAGCCAATCACCTGCCGCGCCAGCTTTCGGGCGGGGAACGCCAGCGTGTGGCCATCGCCCGTGCGCTGGCCAACCGACCTGCGCTGCTGCTGGCGGACGAGCCGACGGGCAATCTGGACACAAAGACCGGAGCCGGCGTGCTCGAACTCGTGCGCGGCCTTTGCGACGAGGACAGCCAGACGGTGATCATGGTCACCCACGACTTCCGCGCCGCAAGCTACGCCGACCGCGTGCTTCTGCTGCGAGATGGTGCGATTCGCGGAGAAACCCGTCTCGAAGGCGAGCGGGACACGCGCGAGACGCTCAGTCGTCTGTTGGCGGCGGAATTGTAA
- a CDS encoding ABC transporter permease produces MWHLSIRNIRQRWVRSLLTILGVAVSVQIYLAMTTMMSSAENDLQDQLEALAGKVFVQRSMTSESVVEDFPSPSSSINVGVAEELLAMPGVDVARSSAILYVPLTKPPAPGAPPPTRALGIEPGHEIAFLGSLKIAAGAGTLQDPQSVILGQGAAAYYGQEAGHRVEIGETIHVLGEFFTVVGLLDRAPAVHDGMVMMELATAQRLFDRPSSVSAVILAAQNVDEVARIKTQVEGHYPELAAASPADVEENVRAMYASVYSLADMVDGVAILVAFLFVMIVMIIAVMERRRDIGVLRAIGASRATVFGMIASEALLLSVLGALLAGPLWAFIRVFVEIGTVSAADVILTKWLNISLLAILTGLGASLLPAWKAVQVDPLEALRYE; encoded by the coding sequence ATGTGGCATTTATCGATCCGGAACATTCGGCAGCGGTGGGTTCGTTCTCTGCTCACGATCCTCGGTGTGGCCGTATCGGTCCAGATTTACCTGGCGATGACGACGATGATGTCGAGCGCCGAGAACGATCTGCAGGATCAGCTCGAGGCGCTGGCGGGCAAGGTGTTCGTCCAACGCAGCATGACGAGCGAATCGGTGGTGGAAGATTTCCCCTCGCCGAGCAGCAGCATAAACGTCGGCGTGGCGGAAGAGCTGTTGGCCATGCCGGGCGTCGACGTAGCCAGGAGTTCGGCCATCCTGTACGTGCCCCTGACGAAACCGCCGGCGCCAGGCGCGCCGCCGCCGACGCGTGCGTTGGGCATCGAACCGGGACACGAAATCGCTTTCCTCGGCTCGTTGAAGATCGCTGCAGGAGCAGGTACGTTGCAGGATCCCCAAAGCGTCATCCTGGGGCAGGGCGCCGCAGCCTATTACGGGCAGGAAGCCGGGCATCGTGTCGAGATCGGGGAGACGATCCACGTACTTGGCGAGTTTTTTACCGTCGTCGGCCTGCTCGATCGGGCGCCTGCCGTACACGACGGCATGGTGATGATGGAGCTGGCCACTGCCCAGCGGCTTTTCGACCGCCCGAGCAGCGTTTCCGCTGTGATCCTTGCAGCGCAGAACGTCGATGAGGTGGCGCGGATCAAGACTCAGGTGGAAGGCCACTATCCAGAGCTTGCAGCCGCTTCTCCCGCGGATGTGGAAGAGAACGTGCGCGCCATGTACGCCTCGGTGTACAGCCTCGCAGACATGGTCGATGGCGTCGCCATACTGGTTGCGTTCTTGTTCGTGATGATCGTGATGATCATCGCCGTGATGGAGCGGCGGCGCGACATCGGCGTGCTGCGTGCGATCGGCGCCAGCCGCGCGACCGTCTTCGGCATGATCGCCAGTGAAGCGCTCTTGCTCAGTGTTCTGGGCGCCTTGCTGGCCGGCCCTTTGTGGGCATTCATACGAGTGTTCGTCGAAATTGGTACCGTCAGCGCGGCCGACGTGATTCTGACCAAATGGCTGAACATCAGCCTGCTGGCGATTTTAACCGGTCTGGGGGCTTCTCTGCTGCCTGCCTGGAAAGCGGTGCAGGTCGATCCCCTGGAAGCATTACGGTACGAGTAA